One Periplaneta americana isolate PAMFEO1 chromosome 8, P.americana_PAMFEO1_priV1, whole genome shotgun sequence genomic region harbors:
- the LOC138705018 gene encoding growth hormone-regulated TBC protein 1-like isoform X1, giving the protein MASSCFSKVDEYGFERPDDFDYETYEDFMSQYLIVLAKRAKKWAELIGEGKSLKRSLTVKRYVRKGIPGEHRGLVWLTVSGAEALREEWGSDFYQKLLNGPINQDIVDTVKTDLPRTFPDNIFFNAAENHQQQLCNILVAYAHDNHQVGYCQGLNYIAGLLLLVTKNEDTAFWLLKVLVERILPNYYTRTMDGVITDIGVLEELVRLKIPEVHRHVSTIGLPWAVITTKWFICLFAEVLPIETVLRVWDCLFYEGSKIIFRVCLTLIKRNQEYLLQCGDFSSLAECFKEITRDSLVIQCHDFMQSIFKVPGSLPRNMIVKLRTRLAQQRQSQMRNNWKECSP; this is encoded by the exons CAAAGTTGATGAATATGGATTCGAGCGACCGGACGATTTCGACTACGAAACTTATGAGGATTTTATGTCACAATATTTGATAGTGCTTGCCAAAAGAGCAAAGAAGTGGGCCGAACTGATAGGTGAAGGAAAGTCTCTGAAGAGAAGTTTAACAGTGAAGAGATATGTACGAAAAGGCATCCCGGGAGAACATAGAGGCCTT GTATGGTTAACAGTGAGTGGGGCAGAAGCTTTGAGAGAAGAATGGGGATCAGATTTTTATCAAAAGCTACTTAACGGACCAATAAATCAAGACATTGTAGACACTGTAAAAACAGATCTTCCTCGAACTTTCCCTGATAACATCTTCTTCAATGCAGCAGAAAACCACCAACAACAGCTATGTAATATACTAGTCGCTTATGCTCATGATAACCATCAAGTTGGATATTGCCAG GGTTTGAACTACATTGCTGGTTTGCTACTGCTCGTCACAAAGAATGAGGACACTGCATTCTGGTTGCTGAAAGTCCTGGTTGAACGTATCCTGCCGAACTATTACACTCGCACAATGGATGGTGTTATTACAGACATTGGGGTCTTAGAGGAACTAGTCAG ATTAAAAATTCCTGAAGTACATAGACATGTTTCGACTATTGGTTTGCCCTGGGCTGTGATAACTACAAAATGGTTCATCTGTCTTTTTGCAGAAGTCCTTCCAATTGAG ACTGTATTAAGAGTATGGGATTGTTTATTTTATGAAGGCTCCAAGATAATCTTCCGTGTATGCTTGACATTAATTAAAAGAAATCAGGAATACCTGCTTCAATGTGGTGATTTCTCTTCGCTGGCTGAGTGTTTCAAAGAGATCACCAGGGATTCCCTAGTCATCCAGTGCCATGACTTCATGCAG AGCATATTCAAGGTACCAGGATCCTTGCCGCGGAACATGATTGTTAAGTTACGGACAAGGCTGGCACAACAAAGACAAAGTCAGATGCGAA
- the LOC138705018 gene encoding growth hormone-regulated TBC protein 1-like isoform X2 has product MASSCFSKVDEYGFERPDDFDYETYEDFMSQYLIVLAKRAKKWAELIGEGKSLKRSLTVKRYVRKGIPGEHRGLVWLTVSGAEALREEWGSDFYQKLLNGPINQDIVDTVKTDLPRTFPDNIFFNAAENHQQQLCNILVAYAHDNHQVGYCQGLNYIAGLLLLVTKNEDTAFWLLKVLVERILPNYYTRTMDGVITDIGVLEELVRLKIPEVHRHVSTIGLPWAVITTKWFICLFAEVLPIETVLRVWDCLFYEGSKIIFRVCLTLIKRNQEYLLQCGDFSSLAECFKEITRDSLVIQCHDFMQSIFKVPGSLPRNMIVKLRTRLAQQRQSQMRSER; this is encoded by the exons CAAAGTTGATGAATATGGATTCGAGCGACCGGACGATTTCGACTACGAAACTTATGAGGATTTTATGTCACAATATTTGATAGTGCTTGCCAAAAGAGCAAAGAAGTGGGCCGAACTGATAGGTGAAGGAAAGTCTCTGAAGAGAAGTTTAACAGTGAAGAGATATGTACGAAAAGGCATCCCGGGAGAACATAGAGGCCTT GTATGGTTAACAGTGAGTGGGGCAGAAGCTTTGAGAGAAGAATGGGGATCAGATTTTTATCAAAAGCTACTTAACGGACCAATAAATCAAGACATTGTAGACACTGTAAAAACAGATCTTCCTCGAACTTTCCCTGATAACATCTTCTTCAATGCAGCAGAAAACCACCAACAACAGCTATGTAATATACTAGTCGCTTATGCTCATGATAACCATCAAGTTGGATATTGCCAG GGTTTGAACTACATTGCTGGTTTGCTACTGCTCGTCACAAAGAATGAGGACACTGCATTCTGGTTGCTGAAAGTCCTGGTTGAACGTATCCTGCCGAACTATTACACTCGCACAATGGATGGTGTTATTACAGACATTGGGGTCTTAGAGGAACTAGTCAG ATTAAAAATTCCTGAAGTACATAGACATGTTTCGACTATTGGTTTGCCCTGGGCTGTGATAACTACAAAATGGTTCATCTGTCTTTTTGCAGAAGTCCTTCCAATTGAG ACTGTATTAAGAGTATGGGATTGTTTATTTTATGAAGGCTCCAAGATAATCTTCCGTGTATGCTTGACATTAATTAAAAGAAATCAGGAATACCTGCTTCAATGTGGTGATTTCTCTTCGCTGGCTGAGTGTTTCAAAGAGATCACCAGGGATTCCCTAGTCATCCAGTGCCATGACTTCATGCAG AGCATATTCAAGGTACCAGGATCCTTGCCGCGGAACATGATTGTTAAGTTACGGACAAGGCTGGCACAACAAAGACAAAGTCAGATGCGAAGTGAGCGGTAA